In one Cellulosilyticum sp. I15G10I2 genomic region, the following are encoded:
- a CDS encoding ABC transporter ATP-binding protein, with the protein METILQAKGLCKVFDNIKILKGIDVTVKFGEFVAIMGQSGSGKSTLLYNISGMDRATKGKISFDGEDISNIDDETMSNIRLRRMGFIFQQSHLLKTLSIRDNIVLPGFKAKRDSRENINAYAEKLMKRTGIYEIADHDIKKVSGGQLQRAAICRALINHPAILFADEPTGALNLGATKEIMDILNEINAGGTTVMLVTHDAKVAARAGRVIFLSDGKITDEIILGKYEEKSFLIREHTMTEWLGKQCF; encoded by the coding sequence ATGGAGACTATTTTACAAGCAAAAGGATTATGTAAGGTATTTGATAACATAAAGATTTTAAAGGGAATTGACGTTACAGTTAAGTTCGGAGAATTCGTGGCAATCATGGGGCAGTCAGGTTCAGGAAAATCTACACTTTTATATAACATTAGCGGCATGGACAGGGCAACCAAGGGCAAAATAAGCTTTGATGGAGAAGACATTTCAAATATTGATGATGAGACGATGAGTAACATACGGCTTAGAAGAATGGGATTTATATTCCAACAGTCGCATCTGCTTAAAACTCTATCAATACGTGATAACATTGTACTTCCAGGATTTAAAGCGAAGAGGGACAGTCGGGAAAATATAAATGCCTATGCAGAAAAACTCATGAAAAGAACAGGGATTTACGAAATAGCAGATCATGATATCAAGAAGGTTTCTGGAGGACAGCTTCAGCGTGCGGCAATATGCCGTGCATTAATAAACCATCCGGCTATTTTGTTTGCTGATGAACCTACAGGAGCGCTTAACTTGGGTGCAACAAAGGAAATTATGGATATTCTTAATGAGATTAATGCTGGAGGAACTACAGTCATGCTGGTTACGCATGATGCAAAAGTTGCAGCCAGGGCAGGGCGTGTGATATTTTTATCAGATGGGAAGATTACTGATGAAATTATTCTGGGAAAATATGAAGAAAAAAGCTTTTTAATAAGAGAGCACACAATGACCGAGTGGCTTGGAAAACAATGCTTTTAA
- a CDS encoding ATP-binding protein produces the protein MNFIETLKSVDLVLSTGEVPLIVGESGIGKTALAKAIAKEKCWHLIVIDGNLLKEGEIGGLPTVESYSTVNTSGDIIQKKTTVYAVHNKLKEIDEVIVKGQTVLLFIDEINRCEHTVQQELMNLVLNREINGYRLHDDVKILAAMNPSSKYGLDFDYQVVDMDPAQENRFVWLDMESDAVGWLQWAMDAEIEQKVVAFISTFPEYLNKKNEEDINATPRSYERISKAYKMYKENKDSIPRAVFLNVIRGNVGKVIAEEFMSFVEADYNPLIAYEDVFLGDTPSQVISERVKSESHTRLYLSAINILKRLEQELKNHEDEPSDCISRLIVFLKTYPVDLMVGIMKDIKNSYSEVYKRAIENEAFVALYFEAYKLIRE, from the coding sequence ATGAATTTTATAGAGACGTTAAAAAGTGTTGACTTAGTATTATCTACCGGAGAAGTACCTTTAATAGTTGGTGAAAGCGGTATAGGAAAAACAGCTTTAGCCAAGGCGATAGCTAAAGAAAAGTGTTGGCATTTAATTGTTATTGATGGCAATTTACTTAAAGAAGGTGAAATAGGTGGGCTGCCGACTGTAGAATCTTATAGTACAGTTAATACAAGTGGCGATATAATACAAAAGAAGACAACCGTATATGCTGTTCATAACAAGTTAAAGGAAATTGATGAAGTAATAGTTAAAGGGCAAACCGTTCTTTTATTTATAGATGAGATCAATCGTTGTGAGCATACAGTACAGCAAGAACTAATGAATTTAGTATTAAATAGAGAAATTAATGGGTATAGGTTACATGATGATGTAAAGATTTTAGCAGCCATGAATCCTTCAAGTAAATATGGTTTGGATTTTGATTATCAGGTTGTTGATATGGATCCCGCTCAAGAAAATAGATTTGTATGGTTAGATATGGAGAGTGACGCTGTAGGGTGGCTGCAGTGGGCAATGGATGCAGAGATTGAACAAAAGGTGGTAGCGTTTATTTCAACCTTCCCGGAGTATTTGAATAAAAAAAATGAAGAGGATATAAATGCAACACCAAGGAGTTATGAAAGAATTTCTAAAGCCTATAAAATGTATAAAGAAAATAAAGATTCAATACCAAGAGCTGTATTTTTAAATGTTATAAGAGGCAATGTAGGCAAGGTTATTGCAGAGGAGTTTATGAGTTTTGTTGAAGCGGATTATAATCCATTAATAGCTTATGAAGATGTTTTTTTAGGAGATACACCAAGTCAAGTTATTTCAGAAAGAGTAAAGAGTGAAAGTCATACAAGGCTGTATCTATCTGCAATCAATATCCTAAAAAGATTAGAACAAGAATTAAAAAATCATGAAGATGAGCCAAGTGATTGTATCAGTAGATTGATTGTTTTTTTAAAAACGTACCCAGTAGACCTCATGGTAGGCATTATGAAGGATATTAAAAACAGTTATAGTGAAGTCTATAAAAGAGCTATAGAAAACGAAGCGTTTGTAGCGTTATATTTTGAAGCTTATAAGTTAATAAGGGAATAA